The sequence below is a genomic window from Sorangiineae bacterium MSr12523.
TGCGGCTGACCGAAAAGGCCGCGCCGCACATGTGCATCTTCGAATACGTGTACTTTGCACGTCCTGACTCGCGCATCCAAGGCCGCTCGGTCTACGAAGTGCGCAAGTCGCTGGGCGAGGCGCTCGCACGCGAGTGCGCCGTCGATGCCGACGTGGTCATCCCGGTCCCCGACTCGGGTGTTCCTTCGGCCATCGGCTACTCGTCGGCGCTAGGCATCCCCTTCGAAATGGGGCTCATTCGGTCGCACTACATCGGTCGCACCTTCATCGAGCCGCAGCAGTCGATTCGCCACTTCGGTGTGCGCCTCAAGTTGAATCCCGTCGCGACCATCCTGCGCGGCAAGCGCGTGGTCGTCCTCGACGACTCCATCGTGCGCGGCACCACCTCGCGCAAAATCGTAAAGATGATCCGCGACGCCGGCGCGCGCGAAGTGCACATGCGCATCTCGAGCCCCCCGACGCAGTGGCCTTGTTATTACGGCATCGACACGCCGACCCGTCGGGAGCTCATTGCCTCCAGCCACACCGTCGACGAAATCGCGCGCTACATCACCGCGGATTCACTGGCTTATTTGTCGCTCGACGGCATGATTCGCGCCGTCCGCGGCCCGGAAGTTCGCCAGGAGACGTCCGGGGGCTACTGCCATGCATGTTTCTCGGGCGAATACCCGATTGCGTTCACGCCGCCTGCAAACGGCAAACGCCAAATGCGACTGGTTGGCGTCTAAGGCCACATTCCTATGGGGAGCGCGTGGGGTGTTGCGTTAGGCCGAGGATGGTTCACTATCTGCAGTAGCTCCATCTGAGGCGCATATCGTGAATTCTATTTTCAAGGTCGCTGGGTTCGTTGGTGCGGTTGGATTCTTCTTGGTCGCGGGGCACGAGACGAGCCGCGCCGAGGGACAACCCTCGATGGCCAACTGGACGGCGCTCGGGCGCGTGTTGGTGAACAAAGAGGGCTGTCCCACCTGCCCGGCGACGTTTGCGACGTCTCGGCGCCACCGGGCATTCGGTCTCACGTCCGATTCGTTTTACCCGGTGATGTTGAGCGGCCGCTTCGACGTCACCTGCTCGAACGGCACGCAGTACAACGTGCTCTTGAACTCGTCGCAGCGAAGCGGGATGTTCCAGATGGTCCCGAACTCGTGCCTCGATGCCGAGACCAAGGATGTGAAGCTGACGATCACCTCCGTGGGGCTCACCCCGAAGGACGGCGAGCGCAGCGTCGAGATCGGCGTCCACGGGACCTCCTGGTAGTGGCACCACGGGCATGGGAAGGGACGCGAAATTCGTGCGTCCCCCCTCGTCCTGGGCCGCTACTTCTTCACGGCATCCCGGGCGATGACGCCCACGTCGTCGCCGCCGTGACCCTGTGCGATCAGCTCGTCGAAGCGCTTGGCCAGCGCCGGTAACACCGTCAGCGGCGCATCGCCCTGGGCCGCGGCCTCCAACATGAGGCGGATGTCCTTGCGCGCCATGGCGAGCTCGAAGCTCGGCGTGAAGTTGCCTTGCGCCATCTTTGCGCCGCGAATATCGATGGTCGATGCGGCCTTGTGGTGCTGAAACAGCGTCAACGCCTGCTCGCCCGAAATGCCGAGCGAGCGCGCGAGGGTCAGGATGTCCGCCACGCCGCCGGTGATGGTGAAAATCATCGTGTTGCCGAACAGCTTGAACGACGCCGCGAGGTCCGGGCGCTCGCCGATCCACCAGAGATTCCCGGTCATCGGACGCAGCGCCGGCTCCAGCGCCTCGAAGTTCGCCCGCGGCCCCGATGCGAGCATGATTCCGCTGGATTCGCGGCAGGCCTGCGGCGACATGAACACGGGCGCATGCAGAAAGGGAACGCCCCGCGCCCCGAGCCGCTCGTAGCGCACGGCGGTGCCGGCCGGCGAGGCCGTGGTGTGGTCGATGATGGGGGTTTTCGCATCGAGCGTCGTGTCGATGGCCGCAAGAATCGCGTCCACCGCCGCATCGTCGCTCACCGCGATGTGCACGCGCGACGCGCCACGCACCGCCTCGATCGGCGTTGCCGTTGCCTCGGCACCAACGCTCTCGAGTGCCCGCGCCTTTTCCGACGTCCGATTCCACACGCGCACGCGCTCTCCGCGTTTGCGCATCCCTTGCACCATCCCCGCACCAATGAGGCCCGTTCCCAAAAAAGCTATGTGCATGGTGAGAGGGTAGAGGGGTTAGGGGTTAGGGGTTAGGGGGAAGAAGAATGAGAGGGAGAGGAAAAATCTTCGCTCTCCCACCCTAACCCCTAACCCCCAACCCCTAACCCCTCAAGATCAGCACGTGTCATTTGGCTTGGTGCGCGCCGGCCCACAGATTGCTCTCTATGAAGACGATGGCACTGTTTCCCTTACCCTGGAAAGCTCGCACCGAGCCCAAGATCGAGCCCCAGGTCGAGCCACCGCGGCCGCCGCCCTGTGAGATCGCGCAGGTCGATCTGGACATGCTGGCCGTCGCGCGCACGGGGCGGGTGGCCCATACGCTGCCCGGCCTCGGTTGGCGCTACGGGTGACCGACGTAGTCGGCGAGCTCGAGCAGCGTGCGAAACTCGTAATCGGCGCCGCCCGGACGGCGGTGCGGCCTTTTGATGAACACCGCGGTGAGCCCGAGGCTCCGCACCACGTCCAAATCGTAATCGGCATACGCGGAGACATGCCACCAGCTCTTGTCGAACCGCAGACCGCGTTTGCGCGCCACGTGATGCCAGAACTCGTGGGCCGGCTTGTAGACGCGGGTGTCTTCCGCGCAGTACCAGTCCGAGAGGGCGAAGCCGAGCTGCGCTTCCACCTGCGGACGGTGCGCGCGATCGCTGTTGGTCATCGCGACGCACGGCGCCACGCGCATCAATCGCGCAAGGCCCTCGCTGGCATCCGAATAAAGTGCGCCCTTTCCGACGTCGTCCCCGATGGCCTTCGCCGCCGCCGGATCGAGTCCGACGACCTCGATGAGACTCTCCGCCACGATTTCCGTGTACGGACGGAACGCCCGCGACTCGAGTGCGCCTTGCGTGTCGACGATGCGGTTGAACAAGTCGTCGGTGAGGTCGACGCCGTCCGGTTTTGCCCGCGCGAGTGCGTCGCGCATGCCGGTGCGCCAATCGAGGACGGTGCCGAAGATGTCGAACGTGAAGAGCGTGGGGTGCATGGCCAATTTGGATAACTTGCGGGCGGAGGCGAACATTCCGGGCGCGACCGCTGCGGGAAATCTATAGGCCCAATTCGTCGTAGACGCGAACACTGTGAAAGAGTCCGCTGTCGCCGCGCTCGAAGACGAGCAGCCCTTCCTTGGGGGACGTCTCGCCATCGCGCAGCTTCTCCGTGCTGTACTCCACGGCGCAGAGCCGCCCGTCCTCGGCGGTGGCGATGACGACGGGCACCCAGTCGTTGGCGCCGCGCTCGCTCTGCAGGGTGCGCACGTAGAAGTCGTGAAGCTCGTTCTTCTCGCGATGGTGGATGCGCCCGGCGCCATCGCGCAGGTGCCCGCCGCTCTCGAAGCCGGCCACCAGCGCATCCGCATCGCCCAGGCGCAGCGCGGCCAGGTGCTCGGCCACGTCGGTGGGAAGCACGTATCCCTCTTCCGGTGCCCGCGCGGTGCGGTGCGCCTGCGCGCGCCCGAGCGGCGCGGTCGCGTGGTACGCGCGAAGATCGGCCTGTCGCTCTTTGCGACGGTGCATCACGCAGGCAACGGGGAGGTGGATGCGCTCCTCGAGCGTCAGCGTTCCTTCCGTGACATCGCGCGAGGCGCCCACGATGGAGTGCGCCGGCTCGTACGACGCCTTCGCATCGGCAAACCTCCGCGCGAGCTCCTCCAACGTCGCCGCAATCGCCGACAACCCCGCCGCGGCGCCGACGTGGGGATCGTACACGGTCGCGCGCTCCCCCAAGCGGTGCGCGAGCGCGCGATGCGAGAGCGCGAGCAAGGCCGGGTAATACACAGCCGCGAGCCGCCCGCGAAGACGGAGCTCTGGAATCGTGGATCGGTCGTTTTCGTCCTCGTGCATGCAATCCCGACATGAAGCAATCGCCGTTCTCTAAGACCGGGGGTGGATATCCTGACATAAGGTTGACAGGCTAGGGGTAGGATATACCTGACAGAAGGCTGACAGCGCGCGGGTCCATCTTGTCGTTCATGAAGACGACGACGACCGAAACGGAGCTGACGAAGGAGCGCGAGGACAGCCGCACGATCTGGGGTCGCGTGGAGCTCTTCCAAGACGATCTGGATGGCCTGCCCAGCTCTTACAAGAAGACGCGGGAGGGCTCGGTCTACGAGATGCCGGGCCTCGGCTGGCGTTACGGATGACCGGCGGTGACAGGCTTTGAGCTTCGCGGTGGGTTAAGCTACGGAGCTGAAATGATCGATCTGTCCCGGCTTCCCGAACGCGTGTCCATCTACGAGGTCTCCCCGCGGGATGGCCTTCAAAACGAGAAAGTCACCGTGTCGACGCCGGACAAAATCCGGCTCATCGATGCCCTGGCCCAAGCGGGTCTGCAGCGCATCGAAATCACGAGCTTCGTCTCGCCCAAGTGGATCCCCCAGCTCGCCGATGCCGACGAACTCGCAGGGCACATCAAGCCGCCACCCGGCGTGACCTTCTCCGCCCTGTGCCCGAATCCAAAGGGCCTTTCGCGCGCCAAGGCCGCCGGTCTCGAAGAGATTGCCGTGTTTCTCAGCGCCAGTGAGACGCACAACAAGAAGAACATCAATAAGACGATTGATGAGACGTTGCTCGAGTTCGAGGAAACGGTTCCGCCGGCGCGGGCTGCGGGCATGCGCGTGCGCGGCTACGTCTCGACGGTGTGGGGCTGCCCCTACGAGGGCGAGGTCGAAATCGAGCGATCCCACGCCATTGCGATGCGGCTGATCGAGCTGGGCTGCTACCAGGTTTCACTGGGCGATACGATTGGTTGCGGTACGCCCCGCCAGACGGCGCGCATCCTGGACCGCATGCTCAAGGACATTCCAGCGCCGAAAATCGCGATGCACATGCACGATACCCGCGGCACCGCGCTGGCGAACATCCTGGTGGGCCTGGGTATCGGGATTCGCGACTTCGATGCCTCCGTGGGTGGCCTTGGCGGGTGTCCCTATGCGCCGGGGGCTGCGGGCAACATGGCCACGGAAGACCTGGTTTACATGCTCCACGGAATGGGCATCGAGACCGGTATCGACCTCGAGAAGCTCGTTTGGGCCGGAAAAGCGGCGGAGAGCATCGTTGGGCGACCACTTCCGGGGAAAGTGCATCAATCAGGAGTGCGAAGCCTACGCGCCTAATGTGCGTAGTGAGGAGGGGGCACGCCGTTTCCGTAGTTCATCACCTGCGCAAACATTTCCGATCGGCGACGCCCGTCGTGCAGATTGGTAATGTGGTTTTTCACTTCTGAACGATTCCGACGCTTCTGCCTCGCAAAAACGTCGAGGAAATCGCTGGCGGTGCCCTGGCATGGACATCGCTAAGACAGGGTGCGGCATCGCGTAGGTTGGCTCTCCCCCCCCGGGCCCCCTATGTGGTGCCGTTTTCATTTTGTGCGCTGCGTTCTGCTAGTGTCGCGGCCGCACCCCATGAAACGGTTTCTTCGTTCCGCGGCAATCAGCGTGTTTTCCCCGCTGATCGTAGCCAGCGCTTGCACCCGCACCCCTCCCGAGCCGACGTCGACCTCGGCAGCGTCATCGAGCCCGGCAGCGGCCGCGCAGTCCGTTTCATCCAGCCCGAGCGAGCAGCCGGCGCGCTGCATTTTGGCCACACCTGTGACACCGCCGCCCGCGGCCGCGCCTGCGCCCGCAGGGCGTTGCCCGAAGGATCCGAACCCGCATCTGCTTTCGATGGTCGACCTATCGATTGAAACGGGGCGAGGCCCGGTGCCGCTCAAAGCGGAGCTTGCGCATACGGAGGCGGAGACCGAGCGCGGGCTGATGTTCCGCACGCAAATGCCGGAAGAGCAGGGCATGCTCTTCGATCTGGGCCCGCGCCGGGAGCACTCGTTCTGGATGCGCAATACCTGCATCCCGCTGGACATGCTCTTCATCGACACCGACGGGCTGATCGTCGGCATTCTGGAGAACGTTCCAACGTTGAACGACACCGAGCGCACGGTGGGCTGCGCATCGTCTTGGGTGCTCGAGATGAACGCCGGTTGGTGCCGCCGCCATGGGGTGCGGGCGGGGCAGACCATGAAGCTTCCCCACTGAGCCTTCCTTGTTCTAAGACGATGAACTCGATGACCTCCCTTACTCGCTCCGCCTCAGCTGTTTCGGTTGCCTCGTTGGTTGGCGTTCTTGCCCTTGCGCTGGGCGGCTGTAGCCGTACGCAGCCCGAGATCGAGACGAAGAAAGATCCGGCCGCGGCGGCCCCTGCGACGGCGGCGAGTGGCGCCGAGCTCAACTCGGGGCTCGGTTCGAAGCCTTCGGCGGCGGCCAAGGCGGGCGATCCGCTGGAGGGCAAGTTCACCCTCGCGGACGCGACGAAGGACATTTCAGGGACGGGCGCCCTCATCGCCACGATGGACACGAGCGAGGGCGAGCTCAAATGCAAGCTGCTCGAGGACAAGGCCCCGACGACGGTGGCCAACTTCGTCGGCCTCGCGACGGGCGCGCGCACTTGGCAGGATCCGAAGGGAGCCTGGGTCAACCGCCCCGCCTATGATGGGACGACGTTCCACCGCATCATCAAGGGCTTCATGATCCAGGGCGGCGACGCCAAGGGCAACGGCAGCGGCGAGCCGGGCTATGTCATTCCCGACGAGAAGTGGGCGGGCGGCAAACACGATCGCGCGGGCCTTCTCTGCATGGCCAACCGCGGCCCCAACACGAACGGTGCGCAGTTCTTCATCACCGACGCCGCGGCCCCTCACCTCGACGTGAGCTACACGATCTTCGGCGAGTGCTCGCCGGTGGACACGATCCACAAGATCGCCGGCGTCAAGGTCCGCGGCGAGTCACCGGAGACCCCGGTGACGATCAAGAGCGTGAAGATTGCGCGCGAGAAGCCCGGCAAGGGCGGCAGCGCGAAAGACGCTTCGAAGTAGTCGCGGCGGAAGGCGTCCCCGGGGTCGCTTCGCGCACGCGCACGCGTGGTCGTGCGCGTGCGCGTGCGCATGCGCGAAGACGCTAGCCGACGCACGACACGCTAATGCCCAAACCTCCCCGTCAACGTCCCCTGCCCAAGCAAATGCCCATTCATCGCCTTCACGACATCGGCAGTTTGGGAACCCTCCTTGACCCCGAGCGGGGTATCCAGCGCATAAAGCGTGAACCGGTAATGGTGCTCGGTGCTCTTGGGAGGGCAGGGACCGTTGTAGCGGACCGCGTCGAAGTCGTTGCGGCCGAGACGGCCACCTTCCTTGACGGGATCGCCGCCTTCGCGTAGGGCGCGCAACTCGGGCGGAAGATTGAAGGCGATGTAATGCGTGAACGTTCCCGATGGCGCATCGGGATCGTCGACGATGAGGGTGAGCGAGCGCGTGCCGGGCGGCGGGGCGCTCCAGATCAAGCCAGGGAAGACGTCTTTCCCATCACACCCTGCGTCGACGGGGATGGGACCGCCTTCCGTGAAGGCCTGACTCGTGACGGCGATGGTGGCGACCGTGACGCCCGGGGCCGGGTTCGGAGCGAGGCCTCCTACCGATTTGCAGGCCATCGTGCTGCACGCGGCCGCGAGCAGGATGGCGAGGTTCGATGAGAAGTAACGCATGTCGCTCAGTGTGTACCCGTCCTTTCGAGCATCGACATCTTGAAAAAAAATAAGAGCGATGCTTGCGGCTCGGCCGAGTACGATCGCGGCCGCATGCAGAGGCTTTCAGCGTTCCTGGTGAGCGTCGCGCTCGCCGGCTTCATGGTGACCTCGACCTCGCGCGCCGATGCGTTCTGCCGAACGATGACCGGGCGCGACCCCAGCGATCCGACGGTCAAAGGAAACAAGTGCGACACGTGGAACGCCGCCATCGAGGGCTCGTGCTGCCCCTATGGCAAGCCGCTCTACTGGAAGAATGCGTGCGTCGGCTTCAGCCTGCAGAAGGACGCGAGCAACCAAGTATCCCTGAACGACGCCGAGCAGGCGCTCATCACGGCCTTCAACAAGTGGACGGGCACGAGCTGCCCCACCGACGGCACCGGTCCCTCGCGCGTGAGCATCGACGTGCGCTACCTCGGCCCCGTCAATTGCGGCACCGTGAAGTTCAACGGCTCCGGACCGAATCAACACGTCATCGTCTTTCGCGACGGTGAGTGGAACCACGTCGACTCGAACAACACGTTGGGCCTCACCAGCGTGCAGTACAACTCGGAGACCGGCGAGATCCTCGATGCGGACATGGAACTCAACACCGCGCAACAAACGCTGACGGTGCGCGATCCGATTCCGCCCGCCGGTTACGATCTCGCGAGCATCGTTACGCACGAGGCGGGGCACTTTCTCGGGCTGGCGCACTCACTCGATGACCACGCCACCATGTACGCGCAGTACCGTCCTGGCTCCACGCACATGCGCAACCTCACCCCGGACGACGTGTCCGGCATCTGCGGCGCCTACCTCCCCAGCGGCCAACGCGGCGGGAGCGATCCGCCGGTGGAGGCCGTCGCCTGCGATCCCACGCCCGTGGGCGGTTACACCTTGGACTGCGGCGGTGAGACGTCCAGCGGCTGCTCCGTGTCCCCCTCCTCGTTCTCCCGCGGCGGGTCGGACTCGCCGGAGACGGCCTCACGGAGCGATGGCTCCACGGGTTTCGCGGTGGCGATGGCGTCGTTTCTGGCGCTGGGCCTCGTCATCGCGCGACGCCGAGGCCCCGGACGCGTCTAGAGCCGCGACGCTAGTCCGGCTGATAGATGACGGATTGCGTGCCCTCGGCGAAGTAATACTGCGACGCCGGGCCCCCGCGGTCGAAGGTCATCGCGCCGAAAAGATTCCAACCGATGCCCCATATGGCCGCCACCTGGAAGCCAAGCCCCGGCTTGCGTCCACCCAATGCGAGCATGATAAAAAGCAGAATCGCGTAGTCGTTGGAGAAACGATATCCAAATTGGAGCCAGCCGCTATTTTGATAGAGGGCATTCATCAATGCGCACGCCCCCGCGGTAATGGCCAAAGCGCCGTAGAGCCACGTTGCTTTCTTCGGCCGAAAAAGCCAGAAATAGAGAGGCGTCGTGAACCAAAGCGCCAATCCGTGCAAATTGATCTGAAACGGCGCCCCGTGCCCGCGCGCACCCGCCGGCGGGAACCAGGGAAGGCTCGTGAGCATGATGCCCAGGTTCTTTGCAAAGTAGTGATACCCGAAGAGACCCCATTTATCGATGCGCGGACGCCAGCGAATGCCGAGGAACTCGTGCCCCGCGAAAGGACTCATCGTGTGAAAGCGCGTGCTGTTCATCCAGCTTAGAATCGCGAAGGCCCCGAGAATCGGAACCGCGAAGGGAATGCACTTGCGCAGAAAGGCGCCCACGTCGAGCCGTCGCAACGTCTCGCGCGCCCGTTCGAGGAAGGTGCCCTCGGTGGGCAGCCCGCCCTTGTCCTCGCACGAGACGCGCAAGGCCTCGAGGGCAAAGAAGATCGACGTCAGAAGAAGGGTCGGTCGAGTGGCCCAGCCGCAGGCGCAAAGAAGGCCCGCAAGCCACGGGCGCTGCGCGTCGATGGCCACCAGCATGTACGCGGCGGCGAGGCCCACGCCGACGACGTGTGCCGCGAACCACACGGTGCCTTGCACCGCCGTGAAGAAGTACACCGTCCCGAAGGCGAAGATCAGCGCGAGCGTGGCGTTGAACGTCTCGCCCCACTCGGAGCGCCCTTGATCGCGCAGCTTCTCCAGGATCAGAAAGAGCAGCGCCGGCCCGATGCCCGCGAGCCAGATGATGAACTGCCCATCGCGGAATTCCTCGGGCGATCCCGCGATGGCGACGAACGGCACCATGAGCACGGCAGGGAAGGGGGGAAAGGAGATGTACGTCTTGCCCTCGAACTCGGCGAAGTCGTTGCCCTGCGCGTAGTGGGGCGCGCCGCCGGGCAGATCCTGACGCCCGTGAAGCCATGCGTTGGCCACCAGTGCGTAGTGGTTGAAGGGCGTGTGCTCGGCAATGCGCGGCTTGCCCGCGACGATGGCGAAGGTCACCACGCAGACGAGGTAGATGCCGAGCGCCACGATGCGCCGGCGCGCCCGAGTCCCGGGCCGGAGCCATCGCTGAAGGAGGCTTTCGCCCTCGCTCGCTCGCTCCTTCGCGCGCTCGTTCGCGCTCGTCTCGCTTTTCGCGCTTTCCGTCTCGCTTGGGCGCTCGGTTTGCCGCTCCTTCTGGATCTCCGTCTCGGTCATCGCGCGACGGACGGTACTACAGCCGCACGAGCTCTCCGTGCGTAAGCTGCTTCGCATGTGAGTTAGCACGGCCGTGCACCTACGTTCGCAATCCTCCGCGGATTCGTTCGACAAAGTGCGCGTTTGTCCGCGCTCCGCTCGGTCCATCGGCGTGAACGTAGGTGGCACGTTCCTTGTAGACCGCACCCGAACAAGCCGGCTTTGGAGCGGCTGCGAAAAGGTCCAGGACTAGAATGGCACTTCCCTTCGACGAGACCCACGGCGCCCGCGACGCGCGCGCCATCGCGATTCTGGCCAAGACGATTTACCGAGAGCTTCGCGCGAGCGGCTACGCCGAGCGCGATGTGATCGCCCTTGCTGGCGAGTTGGTCGGCATGGTGGCGAGCGACGTGAAAAAAGCCCCTCAAAAGCCGTGATGCTCGCGTGACCGCGCGATCGGTCGCTGTCGGAGAATTGACACGCTGGCAACACACCCCGACAATGCGGCGTTGAAGCGTTCGAAAGCGGTCTAACCTACGGGTTTCATAGGCCGCCGCATTCGGTGTCTTCTTCCGAGGGACAATGTTCTCGATCGTGATCAGCGAAAAAGGAGGCTCCGAGCGTAAGGAGTCCTTCGACAAGAATGAGATCAACGTCGGCCGCGTGCAGGGCAACGATCTCATGCTCCCCAAGGGGAACGTCTCCAAGCATCATGCGCGGCTGCTTTATCGCGATGGTCGGTTCATCGTTACGGACCTGAAGAGTACGAACGGCACGTACGTCAACGGGCGCAAGATCGCCCAGGCCACCATCGTCCGCGAGGGCGACAAGATTTACATCGGCGACTTCGTCCTTCGCCTGATCACCTCCGAAGAAGCGCTCGCGGCCGATGGTACCGGCGGGGCACCCGACGGCCTTCCGCGCAACCCCACGGGCAACAACGTGCGTCCCGCGGGCATGCCGCCGCTTCCCGGCGATACGTCGATGCCGGGGCCGGGCGGTGGCTTCCCTCCGCTCGATGCGCCGCCGCCTCCCGGTCTCGGAGCTTCGCCGCCGCCTCCTCCTCCCGGTTTGGGCATGCCGCCGGCTCCGGGGATGGGCGCGCCGCCCCCTCCGGGTCTCGGAGCGCCGCCGCCGCCGCCGGGTCTCGGTGGCGGGCTGGGAGCGCCTCCGCCGCCCCCGCTCGGTGGCTCGCCGTTCGATGCGCTTCCGCGTGACAACGAGCCCGGGGCCATGCCTCCGCCGCCCCCTGGTCTTGGTGCGCCGCCTGGTTTGGCGACGGCTCCTCCGGGCCCCGGTGCGCCGCCGTTCCCGGGCGCTGCGCAGATCCCCGGGCCGCCTCCCTCGGCTGGCGGGGGAGCGGTGGCGCAAGCGGCCGCAGGTGCTCCTGCGATTGCGCGCTTCCCAGCGCCCGCGCGGCTTCCGAACACGCTGGCCTCGGCCGGTGCGCCGGCGCCAGCACCCGCGCCTCTGCCGGCACGTCCGCCGGGAACGGCGCCCCTTCCGTCGACGCCGAACCAAGGTCTCGCGCGCACGCCGGCGGGCGGTGGTCCGGCGAGCCCCGCGCAGATCCCTCTGCCGCGTCCCTCGGGCCCGTCCAGTGGAGTTCCCTCGCGGCTTCCGCCGCGTGAAACGCCGGCGCAGGCGGCCAAGCGCCTTGCGTTGGTGACGCTCATCGATCGCATCGCCGATGCGACCGATTTGAGTGCGCTCAACGCCTCCATCTTCGTCGACGAGCAGGTCGTCGATCGATTGGGCCGCACCGCGCGCGAACAAGCCAGCGCGATGCAGAGCGACGGTGAGATCCCCGAGGGGCTCGACGCCGAAATGCTCGTGGGCGATGCCATGGCCGAGCTCACCGGCTTCGGTCCCATTGGCACCTTGCTCGATGACGACGACGTCAGCGAGATTCATTGCCTACGCTACGACCACGTTCTCGCCGTGCGCGGGGGCGTCTTCGGCGCGTCGGACGTGCCGCTCACCAGCGACGAAGCGCTCCGCCGCATCGTCTGGCGCCTCGTTCAAAAGTCCGACGAGCCGCCGCGTCCCGGTGAAAGCGTCATCGAGCGCCGGCTCTCGCGCGGCGCCACCATGATTGCGCTGGTGCCGCCGGCTTCGTCGAGCCATGCGCTGGTCATCCGCAAGCGCCGCCGCCTCGACTTGACCCTCGACGACTTCGTGCGCTTGGGCGGCCTCTCGCGTGCGATGGCGACCTTCCTGGAGAACTGCCTCCAGGCCCACGCCAACGTGCTCGTGACGGGGCCCAGCAGCCTCGCGGCCTCGTCGTTCTTGGCCGCGCTCACCTCGTCGAGCCCCGCGGGCGAGCGCATCTGCGTCCTTCAAGAGGTGGACGAGTTCTTCGTTCCCAACGCGCACGTGACATCGATTGCCCTGTCCGACGTTCGCGCGCGCGGAGAGGAAGCGGTGCGCGCAGCCGCGAAGATTCATCCAGATCGCGTCGTCGTCTCGCAGTTCGCCGGGCACGTAGCCGTGTCCACGTTGGACGCGATTGGCGAAGGCACCGATGGCGTTCTCGCTGCTTCCGTGGCTCCGTCGCTTCGACAGAGCGTCTCGCGCCTCGTCACGCAGGTCACCAGCTTGCGCCCGGGCACCAGCTTGGAGGCCGCACGCGAGATCGTCGGCGAGGCCTTCGACATCGCCGTCGAGGTCGTCCCCACGGCGGACGGACGCCATCGTTTGCTGCGCCTCGCGGAGTTCGCTGGCTCCGATGCCAAGGGCGTGGTCCTTCGCGACATCTTCACCGCGGCCGATGGGGGTGATGGCACCTTCAACGCCACGGGCGTGGTCCCGCGCGTGGTGGCGGAGTTCGGCAACCGCGGCGTCAAAGTCGATCCGAATCTCTTCAAGCGCGCAGCATCCCGCGGGTAAAAGAAAGGGAAGGGCAC
It includes:
- the tadA gene encoding Flp pilus assembly complex ATPase component TadA encodes the protein MISEKGGSERKESFDKNEINVGRVQGNDLMLPKGNVSKHHARLLYRDGRFIVTDLKSTNGTYVNGRKIAQATIVREGDKIYIGDFVLRLITSEEALAADGTGGAPDGLPRNPTGNNVRPAGMPPLPGDTSMPGPGGGFPPLDAPPPPGLGASPPPPPPGLGMPPAPGMGAPPPPGLGAPPPPPGLGGGLGAPPPPPLGGSPFDALPRDNEPGAMPPPPPGLGAPPGLATAPPGPGAPPFPGAAQIPGPPPSAGGGAVAQAAAGAPAIARFPAPARLPNTLASAGAPAPAPAPLPARPPGTAPLPSTPNQGLARTPAGGGPASPAQIPLPRPSGPSSGVPSRLPPRETPAQAAKRLALVTLIDRIADATDLSALNASIFVDEQVVDRLGRTAREQASAMQSDGEIPEGLDAEMLVGDAMAELTGFGPIGTLLDDDDVSEIHCLRYDHVLAVRGGVFGASDVPLTSDEALRRIVWRLVQKSDEPPRPGESVIERRLSRGATMIALVPPASSSHALVIRKRRRLDLTLDDFVRLGGLSRAMATFLENCLQAHANVLVTGPSSLAASSFLAALTSSSPAGERICVLQEVDEFFVPNAHVTSIALSDVRARGEEAVRAAAKIHPDRVVVSQFAGHVAVSTLDAIGEGTDGVLAASVAPSLRQSVSRLVTQVTSLRPGTSLEAAREIVGEAFDIAVEVVPTADGRHRLLRLAEFAGSDAKGVVLRDIFTAADGGDGTFNATGVVPRVVAEFGNRGVKVDPNLFKRAASRG
- a CDS encoding YbhB/YbcL family Raf kinase inhibitor-like protein, whose protein sequence is MRYFSSNLAILLAAACSTMACKSVGGLAPNPAPGVTVATIAVTSQAFTEGGPIPVDAGCDGKDVFPGLIWSAPPPGTRSLTLIVDDPDAPSGTFTHYIAFNLPPELRALREGGDPVKEGGRLGRNDFDAVRYNGPCPPKSTEHHYRFTLYALDTPLGVKEGSQTADVVKAMNGHLLGQGTLTGRFGH
- a CDS encoding hydroxymethylglutaryl-CoA lyase, with the protein product MIDLSRLPERVSIYEVSPRDGLQNEKVTVSTPDKIRLIDALAQAGLQRIEITSFVSPKWIPQLADADELAGHIKPPPGVTFSALCPNPKGLSRAKAAGLEEIAVFLSASETHNKKNINKTIDETLLEFEETVPPARAAGMRVRGYVSTVWGCPYEGEVEIERSHAIAMRLIELGCYQVSLGDTIGCGTPRQTARILDRMLKDIPAPKIAMHMHDTRGTALANILVGLGIGIRDFDASVGGLGGCPYAPGAAGNMATEDLVYMLHGMGIETGIDLEKLVWAGKAAESIVGRPLPGKVHQSGVRSLRA
- a CDS encoding peptidylprolyl isomerase is translated as MTSLTRSASAVSVASLVGVLALALGGCSRTQPEIETKKDPAAAAPATAASGAELNSGLGSKPSAAAKAGDPLEGKFTLADATKDISGTGALIATMDTSEGELKCKLLEDKAPTTVANFVGLATGARTWQDPKGAWVNRPAYDGTTFHRIIKGFMIQGGDAKGNGSGEPGYVIPDEKWAGGKHDRAGLLCMANRGPNTNGAQFFITDAAAPHLDVSYTIFGECSPVDTIHKIAGVKVRGESPETPVTIKSVKIAREKPGKGGSAKDASK
- a CDS encoding DUF192 domain-containing protein — encoded protein: MKRFLRSAAISVFSPLIVASACTRTPPEPTSTSAASSSPAAAAQSVSSSPSEQPARCILATPVTPPPAAAPAPAGRCPKDPNPHLLSMVDLSIETGRGPVPLKAELAHTEAETERGLMFRTQMPEEQGMLFDLGPRREHSFWMRNTCIPLDMLFIDTDGLIVGILENVPTLNDTERTVGCASSWVLEMNAGWCRRHGVRAGQTMKLPH
- a CDS encoding NAD(P)-dependent oxidoreductase; protein product: MHIAFLGTGLIGAGMVQGMRKRGERVRVWNRTSEKARALESVGAEATATPIEAVRGASRVHIAVSDDAAVDAILAAIDTTLDAKTPIIDHTTASPAGTAVRYERLGARGVPFLHAPVFMSPQACRESSGIMLASGPRANFEALEPALRPMTGNLWWIGERPDLAASFKLFGNTMIFTITGGVADILTLARSLGISGEQALTLFQHHKAASTIDIRGAKMAQGNFTPSFELAMARKDIRLMLEAAAQGDAPLTVLPALAKRFDELIAQGHGGDDVGVIARDAVKK
- a CDS encoding matrixin family metalloprotease, coding for MKKNKSDACGSAEYDRGRMQRLSAFLVSVALAGFMVTSTSRADAFCRTMTGRDPSDPTVKGNKCDTWNAAIEGSCCPYGKPLYWKNACVGFSLQKDASNQVSLNDAEQALITAFNKWTGTSCPTDGTGPSRVSIDVRYLGPVNCGTVKFNGSGPNQHVIVFRDGEWNHVDSNNTLGLTSVQYNSETGEILDADMELNTAQQTLTVRDPIPPAGYDLASIVTHEAGHFLGLAHSLDDHATMYAQYRPGSTHMRNLTPDDVSGICGAYLPSGQRGGSDPPVEAVACDPTPVGGYTLDCGGETSSGCSVSPSSFSRGGSDSPETASRSDGSTGFAVAMASFLALGLVIARRRGPGRV